A DNA window from Bacteroides cellulosilyticus contains the following coding sequences:
- a CDS encoding GumC family protein, with protein sequence MNDENIHIGALLKQFLAYWKIYTPIGIICLIVAVCFLIATPQEYQFTARIQLIRDNQGMMSELKMLKSTGIGAMLGGNSSGNSVEDEVIVLMSRTNMTEAIRETGYQVETRERRGLKNVLLYGKDNPVTFFFPEQFLDTLSKPVKIKLTLSNGIIQSAQIKSTLFKTMKVKKQSLPCRLQLPIGTIMITPNADVSVPGEKNLTIRITPLQQTYEDLYDDLYAGAQETISDIIILLFENENKQRGYDFLNTIMSTYNRYSRNVKVKEATINAKFVKERLDTITTELAYLEHQIETYKKQNNIPEPALYAKATVTGYQELESIILETETRLKMLDYVVDYMKNPLNEYASVPAIEGIGEKPIALYNQLVLDRQRLLLSSEKENPALILADKQLTEQRKMLLEAIDAARQSIRASLEEINKKNRVFSSQLSALPTQEREYIEMKRQQKIKETVYLFLMQKLQEKELVNSPDEQAGRVIDAAYSSAKPVYPRKVFVLAIALAATFILSLIIISFRVFVFTKTK encoded by the coding sequence ATGAATGACGAAAACATACATATAGGAGCGCTTTTAAAGCAATTCCTAGCCTACTGGAAAATATATACACCTATTGGCATTATCTGCCTGATTGTCGCCGTCTGTTTCTTAATAGCCACACCTCAAGAATATCAGTTTACAGCACGTATACAACTAATCAGAGATAATCAAGGGATGATGTCTGAACTGAAAATGCTGAAAAGCACAGGTATAGGCGCAATGTTGGGCGGAAATAGTTCAGGAAACAGTGTGGAAGATGAAGTAATAGTACTGATGTCGCGTACCAATATGACTGAAGCAATCCGTGAAACCGGATACCAAGTGGAAACGCGTGAACGGCGAGGCCTAAAAAATGTACTGCTTTATGGAAAAGACAATCCGGTAACATTTTTCTTTCCCGAACAGTTTTTAGATACCTTAAGTAAACCAGTAAAAATAAAACTAACACTATCGAATGGAATCATACAATCAGCCCAAATAAAATCAACTCTATTTAAGACGATGAAAGTAAAAAAACAGTCGCTGCCTTGTCGATTGCAATTACCTATTGGCACCATTATGATTACCCCGAATGCAGACGTTTCCGTTCCCGGAGAAAAAAACCTGACTATTCGGATTACTCCATTGCAGCAAACCTATGAAGATTTGTATGATGATTTATACGCAGGTGCACAAGAAACAATTTCAGACATAATAATACTCCTGTTTGAGAACGAGAATAAACAGCGGGGATATGACTTCTTAAATACTATCATGTCCACTTACAACCGATATAGCCGAAATGTAAAAGTAAAGGAAGCCACTATCAATGCAAAGTTTGTGAAAGAACGTTTGGATACCATTACTACGGAACTTGCATATCTGGAACATCAGATCGAAACTTATAAGAAGCAGAATAACATACCGGAGCCTGCTTTATATGCTAAAGCGACCGTTACAGGATATCAAGAATTAGAAAGTATTATTTTAGAAACGGAAACTCGTCTGAAAATGCTGGATTATGTAGTGGATTATATGAAAAATCCTCTGAATGAGTATGCTTCAGTGCCTGCTATAGAAGGAATCGGTGAAAAACCTATTGCCCTTTATAATCAATTGGTACTTGACCGACAGCGCCTGCTTCTTTCTTCCGAGAAAGAGAATCCAGCTTTGATACTTGCCGACAAACAATTGACCGAACAGCGCAAAATGCTGCTGGAGGCTATAGATGCAGCTCGGCAAAGCATACGTGCAAGCCTGGAGGAAATAAATAAGAAAAATCGGGTGTTCAGCAGCCAGCTAAGTGCTCTACCCACCCAAGAAAGGGAATACATCGAAATGAAGCGTCAGCAAAAAATAAAAGAGACTGTCTATTTGTTCCTTATGCAAAAATTGCAGGAGAAAGAGTTGGTAAACTCTCCGGACGAGCAGGCGGGTAGGGTGATAGACGCAGCATATAGTTCGGCAAAGCCTGTATATCCACGCAAAGTGTTTGTATTGGCAATAGCACTTGCTGCAACTTTCATTCTTTCACTGATCATTATTAGTTTTCGGGTGTTTGTTTTCACTAAAACAAAATAA
- a CDS encoding polysaccharide biosynthesis/export family protein: MKIKTLIPAFSLLLLMSCKTTTNTITYFQDLDNQMPAVTEQSVNYTPRIAPDDQLSITVSGTDPNAVAAFNMPLASYLAPGETNVTSTPVLHTYLVNSRGEIDFPVLGKVQVANMTRSELTDMMTEKISAYVKSPIVTIQIRNFKVSVLGEVNKPGTVNVPNERLSVLDALGMAGDLTIYGNRTNVLLIRDNNGKKEYHRFDLTSAETLTSPFYYLRQNDVLYVEPNKARKGNAKYSQNGQFNVSLASTIISALSVLASLGIALLVK, from the coding sequence ATGAAAATAAAAACGCTGATTCCTGCTTTTTCGTTACTATTATTAATGTCGTGCAAAACAACGACTAATACTATTACCTATTTTCAGGATTTAGACAACCAGATGCCAGCTGTTACCGAGCAATCTGTTAATTATACCCCTCGGATTGCTCCTGATGATCAATTATCAATAACTGTATCTGGGACAGATCCGAATGCTGTAGCAGCATTCAATATGCCACTTGCCAGCTATTTGGCTCCAGGGGAAACAAATGTTACCTCTACACCTGTACTTCATACTTATTTAGTAAATTCACGCGGAGAGATTGATTTCCCAGTACTTGGTAAAGTACAAGTTGCTAATATGACACGTAGCGAATTGACAGACATGATGACTGAAAAGATTTCCGCTTACGTCAAGTCTCCAATTGTTACGATACAGATAAGGAATTTCAAAGTTTCAGTACTGGGTGAAGTTAATAAACCCGGAACGGTAAATGTACCTAATGAACGCCTGTCCGTACTTGATGCTCTTGGTATGGCAGGAGATTTAACAATATATGGCAACCGTACTAATGTGCTCCTAATCCGTGATAACAATGGAAAAAAAGAATATCACCGTTTTGATCTGACATCCGCAGAAACTCTGACTTCACCCTTCTATTATCTACGGCAGAATGACGTTCTCTATGTGGAGCCTAATAAAGCTAGGAAAGGAAATGCCAAATATAGCCAGAACGGACAATTTAACGTATCTTTGGCATCAACTATAATCAGCGCTTTATCGGTGTTGGCATCGTTAGGGATCGCATTATTGGTTAAATAA
- a CDS encoding T9SS type A sorting domain-containing protein, with protein sequence MIKKYILFIFLLLSSFWAFSENSLTGPKTVDPGTYYTYRARLEGWDINTKVNWKITNGHFNNVNGPVKLTQEIGKLDAIVVWDDTTNKGVITIDINGPLLLRIEVDINSVKKMLIADFRYNGNKATNDVINLPLGQTGTLVCTVPDMEYPITKRKINEFKWSTPKSWGGETFYSSGTIRVNYNANTGNNETITVTPLGFGAALGNTKTITIKRTSAPPVFDGNIKNVTITSNKKYKHSNLYAENVTIKSGANVDMNGYNSVRIVPGFTAELGSTVRIYNGKAAIWVPISKAGLSEREEVKNRLIEDKNVIKMEQNNPNPAKGSTIVNCFISSETTNAYIQIFNTMGGMILKIPINATGQNEIYIDTNKLPNGIYIYSLFADGRLVDTKRMIVAN encoded by the coding sequence ATGATAAAAAAATATATTCTTTTCATATTTTTATTACTTAGTAGTTTTTGGGCCTTTTCTGAGAATTCTCTTACAGGACCTAAGACAGTTGATCCGGGAACGTATTACACCTATAGAGCTAGATTGGAAGGGTGGGATATTAATACGAAGGTTAATTGGAAAATTACTAATGGTCATTTTAACAATGTGAATGGTCCGGTTAAATTAACGCAAGAAATTGGAAAGCTTGATGCAATTGTTGTGTGGGATGATACCACAAACAAGGGAGTCATAACTATAGATATTAATGGACCTCTTTTGCTTCGTATTGAAGTGGATATAAACAGTGTCAAAAAGATGCTTATTGCAGACTTTAGGTACAATGGAAACAAAGCAACTAATGATGTAATAAATCTCCCACTTGGTCAAACCGGTACTTTAGTGTGCACTGTTCCTGATATGGAATATCCGATAACTAAACGTAAAATTAATGAATTTAAGTGGAGTACCCCGAAATCATGGGGCGGAGAAACATTTTATAGTAGTGGGACTATTAGAGTGAATTATAATGCTAATACGGGAAATAACGAAACCATAACAGTTACTCCTCTTGGCTTTGGAGCTGCTTTGGGTAATACCAAAACAATAACTATTAAACGAACATCAGCTCCACCAGTGTTTGACGGCAATATTAAAAATGTGACTATTACGTCTAATAAAAAATATAAGCACTCCAATTTATATGCTGAAAATGTAACTATAAAAAGTGGCGCGAATGTGGATATGAATGGTTATAACTCCGTGCGAATAGTACCTGGCTTTACTGCTGAGTTGGGAAGTACTGTCAGAATATACAATGGTAAAGCCGCTATTTGGGTGCCGATATCTAAGGCTGGACTGAGCGAAAGAGAGGAGGTGAAAAACAGATTGATAGAGGATAAAAATGTTATAAAGATGGAACAAAACAATCCTAATCCGGCCAAGGGAAGTACTATTGTGAACTGTTTTATATCTTCAGAAACTACTAATGCTTACATTCAAATATTTAACACTATGGGAGGAATGATTCTGAAAATACCAATAAACGCAACGGGACAAAATGAAATATATATAGATACTAACAAATTACCTAATGGGATTTATATCTATTCATTGTTCGCAGATGGTCGTTTGGTTGATACAAAGAGAATGATTGTGGCAAATTAG
- a CDS encoding SPOR domain-containing protein translates to MIELAQHIEALLLENDCVIVPGLGGFVAHYAPATRVEEENIFLPPTRIIGFNPQLKMNDGLLVQSYMSVYGTNFSDATKIVEREVDELIAALHEEGKVDLPNVGEVRYTIHNTFDFAPYDNKITTPYLYGLDAFEMRELSAIEKPQAEKIIPAPAAIGKEKRSYAIKFNRAYLTNVAAVAVVIFLSFFFSTPIENTEVIEENYAKLLPDELFEKIEKQSLAITPIVVKQNTPARKSAKKQTGTQKKVVAPVAVREVKVGKTPVVSTETTAKEQASHSVSATADAPKHNVQPVAKPAVANPKRPYHIIIASVGTEKDAETMAAQLVAKGFSGAKAIVGDGKMRVSIESCGTEVEAYQALARIRENETYKNAWVLKK, encoded by the coding sequence ATGATTGAATTGGCACAACATATAGAGGCTTTATTATTGGAAAATGACTGCGTCATTGTTCCGGGTTTAGGAGGATTTGTAGCTCATTATGCTCCGGCTACGAGAGTGGAAGAAGAAAATATTTTTCTGCCCCCTACCCGTATCATCGGTTTCAATCCGCAACTGAAGATGAATGATGGCTTGCTGGTTCAATCTTATATGTCAGTGTATGGAACCAACTTCTCGGATGCTACCAAGATAGTGGAGCGTGAGGTTGATGAACTGATTGCCGCTTTGCATGAAGAAGGTAAAGTGGACTTGCCGAATGTAGGCGAAGTACGTTATACGATTCATAATACATTTGACTTCGCGCCGTACGATAATAAGATCACAACTCCTTATTTATATGGGCTGGATGCGTTTGAAATGCGGGAATTGTCTGCTATAGAAAAGCCACAGGCCGAGAAGATTATTCCTGCTCCTGCTGCCATTGGAAAAGAAAAGCGTAGCTATGCAATCAAGTTTAACCGGGCTTACCTAACGAATGTGGCTGCGGTAGCAGTTGTCATTTTCCTCTCCTTTTTCTTCTCCACCCCGATAGAGAATACGGAAGTGATAGAAGAAAACTATGCAAAATTGCTTCCGGATGAATTATTCGAAAAGATAGAGAAGCAATCTTTGGCTATTACACCGATTGTTGTAAAGCAGAATACCCCCGCACGTAAATCCGCTAAGAAGCAAACAGGGACACAGAAGAAAGTGGTGGCTCCTGTTGCTGTCAGAGAAGTCAAAGTTGGTAAAACACCAGTTGTGTCTACTGAAACTACGGCAAAAGAACAAGCTTCTCACTCTGTTTCAGCTACTGCTGATGCGCCTAAACATAATGTACAGCCTGTTGCAAAACCAGCAGTTGCCAACCCCAAAAGACCATATCATATTATCATTGCCAGCGTAGGTACTGAAAAAGATGCGGAAACTATGGCTGCACAATTGGTAGCCAAGGGATTTTCCGGTGCGAAAGCTATTGTGGGAGACGGTAAGATGCGCGTCAGCATTGAGTCTTGCGGAACAGAAGTGGAAGCCTATCAGGCTTTGGCGAGAATTCGTGAGAACGAAACCTATAAGAATGCTTGGGTGCTGAAAAAGTGA
- a CDS encoding FHA domain-containing protein: MKRIRCPKCENYLQFDETKYSEGQSLVFVCEHCGKQFSIRLGKTKMLAPQKEERPDEEEFKEAFGSITVIENVFGFKQVLPLQEGDNVIGRRCVGTNINTPIETSDMSMDRRHCIINVKRNKQGGLIYTLRDAPSLTGTFLNNEILGDKDRIRIEDGAIVTIGATTLILRSGTSNELE; this comes from the coding sequence ATGAAGCGTATCCGTTGTCCCAAATGTGAGAATTATCTTCAGTTTGACGAAACAAAGTATAGCGAAGGTCAGTCCTTGGTCTTTGTTTGTGAGCATTGTGGCAAGCAGTTTAGTATCCGCTTGGGGAAAACAAAGATGCTTGCTCCCCAAAAGGAAGAACGCCCGGACGAAGAGGAATTCAAGGAAGCTTTTGGCAGTATCACAGTGATTGAGAATGTATTTGGCTTCAAACAAGTGCTGCCTTTGCAAGAAGGAGATAATGTAATAGGTCGCCGCTGTGTGGGTACTAACATAAACACTCCCATTGAAACATCGGATATGAGTATGGATCGTCGCCATTGCATTATTAATGTGAAACGCAATAAGCAAGGTGGGCTTATCTATACTTTGCGGGATGCCCCCAGCCTGACGGGAACCTTTCTGAATAATGAAATTCTGGGTGACAAAGATCGTATCCGCATTGAGGATGGTGCAATTGTTACCATCGGGGCTACAACCTTAATTTTGCGTAGCGGAACAAGCAATGAACTTGAGTAA